The genomic DNA AAAAAGACAAGACGATGCTGGAGCAGGCCGGCGACGACATTACCAAGGCCCTCGAACGGGACAGCCTCTTCGATCTCAACGTCCTGCTGAGCCGTCCGCTGGTCGTGCAAGAGCCGCAGCCGGTTATCGCGACCCCGGATGTCTACAACGCGCCGACCTCCCATGCGACCCCGGAGATCCAAGAAAAAATCGTTGCGCTGCTCAACGAGCTGGGCCAGACCCTGGCCTTCGACCGCGCCTGGATCGGAGCCTATGACCCGCTCGCCGGCAACGTCGAAGTACTCGGCATCGCCGGAGAACAAAAGACCGACCCGAAAGACCAGAAGAAAGATCTCAAAGCGGGCCAACGCCTGACGCTCGACGCCTCCGCTGCCGGATGGGTGGTGCGCCACCGCAAGCCGCGTGTCGATCACGATCTCGCTTCGACTCAGGGCCGCTTCCTCGACCACAAACATCTGTACAAAGACCGGTTCCAGTCGTCGCTGGTGCTCCCCTTCTTCCTGCGCGGCCAAGTCGGCGGGACCATCACGCTGGCCTCGAAAGAAGCGGACCGTTTTGCGGTGACCGATGCGCGGTTGCTCGAGCCGATCAATCTCAAATTGGTGGACCTGCTCCAGGCTACCCCACCCGCAGCACCAGGCGCCGCCAAAGCTGAAGGCGCGCCGGATTCCGAGGCAGGTTCAGCCGCGTTGATCTCGGCGGAACCGGTGATCAGAAAACAGGAACGGCAAGCGGCCATCGGAGAGTTCAGCGCCTTTCTCGCCACTGAAATCCGCGAACCGCTGGGCTCGATTCGCGCACAGTTGGAAGAGGTCACGGCCGAGGGCATCCTCGACTTCGACCCGCAGACCCGTGTCGAGAACGCGATGCGGGACCTGATCCGCATCGAAGCGATTCTCAACGAAATCCTCGACTTCGCTAAGCCACTCGACCTCACGCGCCGGCTCTGCCGCGTTCCAGAAATGGTCGAAAACGCACTCACTGTGGTGGCCACAGAGCTGGAAGCGACCCGCATTCAAGTGGTCAAGGAGTATGCAGGGCTCCTCGCCCCGGTCCGGGCCGACGAAGCCAAAATGCAGCAGGTCTTCCTCAGCATTTTCAAAAATGCGATCGAAGCCATGACCCCGGGCGGCATCCTGACCATCTCCATGAGCAACCAGCGGGCAGGACGACATCTGGAAGTCCAGATCCTGATCAAGAACAACGGGGCGCCGATTCCCCCCGAACATGTGGACAAGGTGTTCGAGCCGTTCTTTACGACGAAGCGGTCCGGCACCGGCCT from Nitrospira sp. ND1 includes the following:
- a CDS encoding ATP-binding protein — encoded protein: MSPPAESEKKAAADTHLQRTLTSVVNGLPADAALVAIFHQEQGPLTTQVHRGFTPRDVQSIVRTLSSQKVLTSVPAGNDPEASRTMRLRLVTPGAKSLLGVPLRHRQRTFGFLVIGRKDNAVYAKKDKTMLEQAGDDITKALERDSLFDLNVLLSRPLVVQEPQPVIATPDVYNAPTSHATPEIQEKIVALLNELGQTLAFDRAWIGAYDPLAGNVEVLGIAGEQKTDPKDQKKDLKAGQRLTLDASAAGWVVRHRKPRVDHDLASTQGRFLDHKHLYKDRFQSSLVLPFFLRGQVGGTITLASKEADRFAVTDARLLEPINLKLVDLLQATPPAAPGAAKAEGAPDSEAGSAALISAEPVIRKQERQAAIGEFSAFLATEIREPLGSIRAQLEEVTAEGILDFDPQTRVENAMRDLIRIEAILNEILDFAKPLDLTRRLCRVPEMVENALTVVATELEATRIQVVKEYAGLLAPVRADEAKMQQVFLSIFKNAIEAMTPGGILTISMSNQRAGRHLEVQILIKNNGAPIPPEHVDKVFEPFFTTKRSGTGLGLATVKKIVEEHQGSIGISGTPGEGTTVTIRLPGVSRGPAHRYRGRGRRPPRRPTAAS